ACGCGGCGCTCAGGTCCGACCTCCAGGCGCACAAGGACCTCGGGTTCAACATGGTCCGCAAGCACATCAAGGTCGAGCCGCAGCGCTGGTTCTACTGGGCGGACAAGCTCGGGCTCCTCGTCTGGCAGGACATGCCCGCGATGGACACCGGCAAGTCGCCGGACAGTGCGGCACGGACGCAGTGGGAGGCGGAGTACCACGCGATCATCGACCAGCACCGCAGTTCGCCGTCGCTGGTGCTGTGGGTGAACGAGAACGAGGGCTGGGGCCAGTACGACCAGGCCAGGATCGCCAACGAGGTGAAGGCGTACGACCCGTCCCGGCTGGTCGACAACATGAGCGGGGTCAACTGCTGCGGCGCGGTGGACGGCGGCAACGGTGACGTCGTCGACAACCACAACTACGTCGGACCGGGCAACACCGCGCCCTCCGCGACGCGGGCGGCCGTACTCGGCGAGTTCGGCGGGCTGGGGTACAAGGTCGCGGGCCACGAGTGGTACCCGGGCGGCGGTTTCAGCTACGAGGACCAGGCGAGCGTGTCGGCCCTCAACAACCGCTTCACGGGTCTGATCGACAGCATCCGGGTCGGTCAGCTGCCGGCCGGTCTCTCCGCCTCGGTGTACACGGAGATCACCGACGTGGAGAACGAGGCAAACGGCCTCCTCACCTACGACCGGCAGGTGGTGAAGGTGGACACCGCCCGGGTGAAGGCCGCCAACCAGGCCCTCATCGCCGCCTCGAAGGCGGGGACGACGGCGGTGACGCTGCCCACCGGCGGCTACAAGTCGCTCCGGGTCACCACCCCCGGCCACACCAACAAGTACCTGCGCCACTCCGAGGGGCTCGCGTACACGGCGGTCGTCGACGCCAACAGCGCCGCGCTGCTGAAGAGCGACGCCACCTGGAAGGTCGTCGCCGGCCTGGCGAACAGCAACTGCTATTCCTTCGAGTCGCGCAACTACCCGGGCGAGTACCTGCGCCACCAGAACTTCCGGGTCCGCCGGGACACGAGCGACGGCTCGGCCCTCTTCAAGGCGGACGCCACCTGGTGCGCGGTCGCGGGGACCGGCGGGGTTCGTCTGTCGAGCGTCAACCTGCCCGGCAGCTACCTGCGCCACATCAACTCCGAGGTGTGGCTGGCCACCCCGGGCGGCACCAACACGTGGGACAACCAGGCGTCCTTCACCGAGGACACCACGTGGTCGGTGGACGCCCCCTGGGCGCCGTGAGCTGACAGCGGAAGGTCCCGGTCGTCGGGGCCGTCCGTCGTTCGGTGGCCGGTCCGTCGGAACAGCCTGGCCGGCCGCCGGCGGCGTGCGTCCGGGACCCGGCCGCCGTGGCCCGGCGGCTCGGGGTGGGCCCGGCTCCGACCCCGAATTGTTACCCGACGCAAGATCATCCGTCGGTAGGATCGTTCTTCGTCCTTGCTCAGGAACTGACTGATTTCCAGGAGACATTGGTGTTCATCGGTAGAATTCTTCCGGCCGCAATCGTCCTGCCCGTCCTCGTGCTGGCTTCGGCCTGCAGTTCGGACACGCACGACAAGGCCGCGGAGAAGAAGCCCGCGGCCACCGGCAAGGAGTCTCCGAGCAAGGAGGACAGCGCCGTCGAAAAGGCCACCGAGAACGCCAAGAAGATAGGCGCCGTCCCGCCCGCGGAACTGGAGAAGGCGGCCCTTTCCGGAAAGGCCGCCGGGTACGAGATGAAGAAGGTCTCCGAGGCGGAGGTTTCCGCCGGGCTGGACATGAAGGCCGACAAGAAGGAGTGCCAGCCCCTGGCCAGTCTGGCGGGCGGGACCACCAGTATCGCGCCGGTGAGCCTCGTGCACCGCTCCCTGGCGCCCTCGGACGCCAAGAACGCTACCGTCGGGTCCATGTGGCTTGCCTCGCACTCCGAGAAGAACGCGAAGCAGGTCATGAACGACCTGCGCACCGCGTTGAAGGAATGCCCGAAGGGATTCAAGACACTCGGCCTGGCCTACAAGTCCGTCAAACGGCTCGGTGACCCGGACCTCGGGGACGAGGCGGTCAGCTACGACATCACCACCGCCGTCTCCGACCAGACGATTCCCACGACCTACACGGTCGTGCGGCACGGCGGTGTGATCGCCGCCTTCTACGGGGTCAACATGCTGGACACGAAGAAGGCCGCCGTCCCGGAGAATCTGGTCGAGGCGCAGTTGAAATCGCTCGGCTGAGAAGCGTTCGGACAAGGGGAAGCAAGAAGGCAGAGACCACAGAATGCCTGGGCCGTGAATCCGGCCCAGGCATTCTGCGTTCACAGTGGCTGTCGCGCTGTTCCGGGGTGAGCGGTCCGGTCGGGACCGCTCACCCCGGGAGGTCACGTCAGATCGTGCTGCCGTCGCCCAGGACGGGGGACCGCGCCGTTCCGCTCTCCCCGGTCAGGGCGCCGGCAGGTCAGTCGACGTGCCCCGATTCCGCCGGGAAGTCCGGCGGCCAGGGCTCGTCGTACAGCGACTGACGCTCACCCATCAGCTCGTACTCCGCTTCACGCCAGTTCGGATTGGCACCGACGACGAAGCTGTCGCCGTCCCGCTCCAGCATCCAGGTGTACTCGGCGCTTGCTTCCGGAATGCCGTGCCGTTCGCTGAGTACGGCGAACTCGGCGGTGGTCGCCCGGCGTATGTGGAGCCCGTTCCGGTACAGGGGCTTGAGGAACATCAGCTCCACATGCCCGATGGAGACCTCGACCCTCGTCGTGGTCCCGTCCACCAGCGTGGCTGCACTGGCCAGGAAAAGCAGTCGGTGCGAGGGGAGGAACGCGGTGACTCTGAAGAGCCGCCCCTCCCGGATGAAATCGGTCATGACCACCATCCTCCTCCTACTGAGGCGTGTGCCGGGCGTCGCCGGACACGCGGGACTTTCGACACACGCTTCAGTCGACCGGCGTTCCGTTGGCGTACGTCAAGCGCTTCGGGTACACCTGCTCGAACACCTTCTTGCCGTTCTCGTCCAGCTTGGTCATGTACCACTTGATGGAGTCCCATGTGCGGTACTGCACGCGGAGAGCCGCACGGAGTTTGACCATCTCCCAAGCGGTTCCGAAGCCGCCGTCCTGGATGAGCTTCCAGCTGCTGTCCGTAATCGAATCCCCTCTCTCCAGAAGAAGGGCCAGCGCCTCGTCGGCGTTCTTGGCACCTTCGACCCCGTCCAGGGTCACCGAGAGCTCCACTTTGGGGTTGGACACGGCTCGCTCCACTCCCACGGTCCAAATGGCGCGCTTTCCCATCCCCATGCTTTCCGGCAGTTCGATGCCGTACAGCTCCTTGTTGTTGAACGTGCCCCCGCCGACAGCCTTGGCCAGGTCGTCCGAGTAGGGGTTGATTCCGAGGACGACGTGATCGCCGTCCTTCACCAGGTCGGCGAGGATCCTGGCGCACTTCTTCACGATCCCGTCGCCGGACGCGGCGACGGAGAACGACACGACCCGGAAGGTCGCGATGTCCTCCGCCTCGCACGCCTCGCCGATCTTCCGGAGGATCCGGCTGATGATGCCGGCGGAGGCTCCCTCGGTCAGGCCGATGGCACGAAGCGCCCGGAAGGCGTCCATGAACCCGATGCCGGTCTTGAGGGAGGCGTCCAGCGCCGTCACCGCGACTTTGCCCGCCTTGAAGAGCGCGCCGACCGCGAACATGCCCACGACCCAGGCGCAGTCGCCCCAGCTGCCGCCCTCCATGAACGGATTGATCAGCTTGGCGCAGCCGATGAAGTCGCCGAGCAGGATGTCGATGGGGTCGATGCCCGAGTTGAACTCGACCATCGTCAGCGTCTGCGACATCCGCTCGGTGCGGGCGTCCGAGACCTCAGGACCGAGGTAGACCGTGTCCGCCTGCGGGCAGCTGCCCGAGTAGGAGCCCGACTCGGCCAGGCACATGAACACGTCGGAGTGCGACTTGTAGGTGACGTCGGCCGTGATGGTGCAGTCGCCGATGTGGACGATCGGGTTGCAGTTGTCCTTGTCGACGTTCTTGGGATCGCCGATGTACTCGACGTGGTCGAGGACTTCCCACACACCACCGATCCCGGTGGTGGCACCCTGCGTGATGTGTTCGGTGTTGTCGGCCTTCTCGGTGCGGTCGGCGGCCTGCTGGGCCTCGTTCGCGGCGTCCCACGCCCCTTCGGACGCCTTCTCCGCCGCCGTCGCGTCGGTCTCCGCCTGGGTGGCGGTGTCGCGGGCGCTGGCCGCGTCCTCCTCGGCCTTGGTGGCCGTGGCACGGGCCGAAGCGGCGTCGTGCTCCGCCTCGGTGGCCGCGGCGTCCGCCGCTGCCGCGTCCGTGGCGGCGTCGTTCGAGGCCGTCCAGGCCCTCACCACGTCCGCGCCCGCCGACTGGACGTAGCCGTCGGCGCGGTTGGCCGACGCCTCGGCGAGCTTCGCGTCCTTCGCGGCCTGGGTGGCCGACGCCTGGGCCCGCTGGTACGCCTTGGCGGCACGGGCCGCGTCGGCGGCAGCCGCCGCGGACGCCTGCGCCGCCAGCTTCATGTCCGCCGCTGCCTGGGCTGCGAGGGCCTTGGCCTCCGCGGAGTACCCCTCGGCCATGTCTGCCGTTGCGGTGGCCGCCGCTGCCTGCTGCTGCGAGACCGTCAGGGCCTGCTGGCCGGTGAGTGTCGCGAACGCGGCCGAGCTGTCGGTCTCCTGGTACGGCGTACCGAGTGTGATCGCCTCGTTCGCCGGCTTGATCACCGCTGCCGCGGAGTCGCGCGCCGCGAGTGACGACTGCACGGCCGCGAGCGCCTTGCCCGCGGTGACCGCAGCCCATGACGCCGTCTGCAGCGCCTCACTGCGCGCCGCGGTCGCTTCCTCCTTGGCCTTCTTGGCCGCGGCGGAAGCCTTCTCGGACTGTTCCTTGGCACCCTTGGCGTCGAGCGCCGCCGCCTCGGAGGCGTCGATGGCCTCGGCCGCCGCGGCGTGGGCCGCCGCGGCGGAACCGACCGCCACCAGGTACGAGGCCCAGGTGGCGTCGGACGCCGCCTGGGCACGCGATGCCGCGCCCTGCGCCTTGGTGGCAGCCTCACGGGCGGTGGTGGCCGCGGTCGTAGCCGCGTTCGCCGCCGCACGCGCGTTGGTGGCCGCCGTCGTCGCCGTATTGGCGGCAGCCCGCGCATCGGTGGCGGCGGCACGAGCGGCCTCTGCCGCGTCCGTGCCATCCACAGCCGCAGCGTGCGCCTCCAGGGCCGCGGCCTTCGCGCTCAGCGAATCCCGCCGCTGCTCGGCCTCCAAAGCCCTGCCACGGGCGTCGACCGCGTCGCGCTCCGCCTGCTCGGCGTCACCCCTGCGGGCCGACGCCGTGCTTCCCGCCGCCTCTGCCGAGGTCCGGGCGTCACTGGCGATCCGGCCCTGCGCGGAGGCCTCCGCCTCGGATGCGGATGCCTTGTCCCGCTCGCTCTCCGCGGTGGCCCGGTAGGCCGCCGCGTTGGCGCGCTCCAGTTCGGCCACGGCGCGCGACGCCTGGGCGTCGGCCGCAGCCTGGCGTGCGTCCTCCTCCTCCGCCAGGGCGGTTTCCTTGGCCTTCTTGGCGGTCG
The DNA window shown above is from Streptomyces sp. NBC_00247 and carries:
- a CDS encoding AbfB domain-containing protein yields the protein MKSAPAPRRRTWWRRLTAGTGLLALMAGALVGAGTAPAAAAATAWSPKTAPMTTPWTNQVSVDQPLPEYPRPQLTRPDWANLNGIWDFAVTGKNAGQPASFTEQIRVPFVAESALSGIQRKITENDKLWYKRTFTVPSNWSGRRVQLNFGASDWQTTVWVNGTQVGAHKGGYDSFSYDITPQLNGGTNTVVVSVYDPTQTGGQAVGKQRINDVAPHSGGGIFYTAASGIWQTVWLEPVAVAHVTRLDMTPSLGDSTLRVKVQAAGASGRSARVTVSTGGTTVGTATGTVGAEVSVPVPNTHLWTPEDPFLYDVKTELLDGSAVTDTVGGYTGMRSIGLAKVDNILRPVLNGKFVFQTGTLDQGYWPDGIYTAPTDAALRSDLQAHKDLGFNMVRKHIKVEPQRWFYWADKLGLLVWQDMPAMDTGKSPDSAARTQWEAEYHAIIDQHRSSPSLVLWVNENEGWGQYDQARIANEVKAYDPSRLVDNMSGVNCCGAVDGGNGDVVDNHNYVGPGNTAPSATRAAVLGEFGGLGYKVAGHEWYPGGGFSYEDQASVSALNNRFTGLIDSIRVGQLPAGLSASVYTEITDVENEANGLLTYDRQVVKVDTARVKAANQALIAASKAGTTAVTLPTGGYKSLRVTTPGHTNKYLRHSEGLAYTAVVDANSAALLKSDATWKVVAGLANSNCYSFESRNYPGEYLRHQNFRVRRDTSDGSALFKADATWCAVAGTGGVRLSSVNLPGSYLRHINSEVWLATPGGTNTWDNQASFTEDTTWSVDAPWAP